One genomic window of Monodelphis domestica isolate mMonDom1 chromosome 1, mMonDom1.pri, whole genome shotgun sequence includes the following:
- the SMIM19 gene encoding small integral membrane protein 19 has product MAGGYGVMGDDGSIDYTVHEAWNEATNVYLIVILVSFGLFIYARRNKRKIMRIFSVPPMSENLTEPNFYDTMSKIRLRQQLEMYSLSRKYDYQQPQNQTDSVQLSLE; this is encoded by the exons ATGGCTGGAGGTTATGGAGTGATGGGAGATGATGGCTCTATTGATTATACTGTTCATGAAGCCTGGAATGAAGCCACCAATGTTTACCTGATAGTGATTCTTGTTAGCTTTGGCCTTTTCATTTATGCCAGAAG gaataaaaggaaaatcatGAGAATATTCAGTGTACCACCCATGTCAGAAAATTTGACGGAGCCCAACTTCTATGATACAATGAGTAAAATCCGTTTAAGGCAACAATTAGAAATGTATTCTCTTT caagGAAATATGACTATCAGCAACCTCAAAACCAGACTGACAGTGTACAACTCTCCCTggaatga